The stretch of DNA CGGGCGGTCTTGCGATACACCAGGTTGCCCTTCCCGTCCGCCTTCAGGGCCTTGACCAGGGCGACGTCGGCGTGGATCGGTGTTTCGAAGACCTGCCCGCGGCCATCGATGATCCGGGTTTCCTTGCCCTCGGCCAGCATGGTGCCGTACCCGGTGGGGGTGAAGAACCCGCCGATCCCGGCCCCCGCGGCCCGGATCCGCTCAGCCAGGTTGCCCTGCGGCACCAGCTCGAGTTCGATCTGCCCGGCCTTGTACTTGGCGTCGAAGTGCCAGGAATCGGACTGCCGCGGGAACGAGCAGATCATTTTCTTGACCCGGCCTTCCTTGATCAACAAAGCGAGTCCCTGGTCGCCCTGTCCGGCGTTGTTGTTCACCACGGTCAGGTCCGTGGCGCCGCACTCGAGCAGGGCATCGATCAGTTCGAACGGCTGCCCGGCGTTGCCGAAGCCGCCAATCATCACGGTGGAGCCGTCCTTGATACCGGCCACGGCCTCCTGTACCGAATCAACAAAGTTCAGCATGGCTTATGCCCTTCCGTTTGAAGCAGTCACGTTTTCGAGGACAACGGCAAGGCCCTGGCCCACGCCGATGCAGATCGCGGCAACACCCCAGCGCTCACCCGAGGCCTGCAGAGACCGGGCCAGGGTGCCCAGGATACGGGTACCGGACGCGCCGAGCGGGTGGCCCATCGCGATAGCCCCGCCGTGCCGGTTCACCATCGACGGGTCGATGTCCCAGGCGTTGATGCAGGCCAGGGACTGCGCGGCGAACGCTTCGTTAAGTTCGACGGCGCCCACCTGGTCCCAGCCGATGCCCGCCTTCGCGAGGGCCTTGTTCGCCGCCTCCACCGGGGCGTAGCCAAAGAACTGCGGATCATTGCCGTGCGCGCCACGTCCGGCGATACGGGCCAGCGGATCCAGCCCCAGCAGCCCGGCGGCGGCTTCGCTGCCGATCCAGGCCGCGGAGGCGCCGTCGGACAATGGAGACGCGTTACCGGCCGTGACCGTGCCGCCCTCGGGACCTGAACCCTCTGCCCGGAACACGGTCTTAAGGCCGGCAAGCTTCTCAGCCGTTGACCCGGAGCGGATGCCCTCATCCCGGACCAAATTCGTGCCCGGCACCGGGGCGACGAGGGTGTCGTAGAAGCCCTCGTCCCAGGCGGCGGCCGACAGGTTGTGCGAAGCGGCGGCGAACTCGTCCTGCGCCTCCCGGCTCACACCGTACTTCTCGCGGAGCCGCTCGGTGGCCTCGCCCAAAGAAATCGTCCATTCCTTCGGCATGGCCTTGTTCACCAGGCGCCAGCCCAGGGTGGTGGAGGCCAGGGTCATGTCCCCGGCCGGGTAGGGCTTCTCCGTCTTGGGCAAAACCCACGGGGCACGGGACATTGATTCCGCGCCGCCCACCAGCATCAAATCCGCGTCACCGGCGTTGATCTGCCGGGAGGCTATGATCGCCGCGTCCAGGGACGAGCCGCAGAGCCGGTTCACCGTGGTCCCGGGGATCGATACCGGGAGCCCGGCCAGCAGCGTGCCCATCCGGGCGATGTTGCGGTTTTCCTCGCCGGCGCCGTTGGCGTTGCCGAACACCACCTCGTCGATCCGCTCGACATCAAGCGAAGGCGCCCGCTTTACGGATTCCTTGATCACGTGCGCGGCCAAATCATCCGGACGGACCGCAGCGAGGCCGGAGCCGAACTTGCCGAAAGGGGTGCGCACGGCGTCGTACACAAAAGCCTGATTCATGGTTCCTCTGCATCTTTGTCTGTGCTGCCCCAACTGGGTAGCAATTGATGTCGTTTTGGGGCCTCATAACGACATCTGCTGCTACCTAGTTGGGTGGGCGGGGTGGGGCGGGGGTCAGTCCGTCGGCTTGGGTCAGTCGTCGGAGTGGGTGTTGTCCATTGCAGCGTTGTCCCTTGCGGTGTTGTCCATTCCGGCGTTGTCCATTTCATGGAAAACCTGCTGGGCGGTCTTGAAGGCCGTGTTGGCGGAGGGGACGCCGCAGTAGATGGCCGTCTGCAGCAGGATTTCCTTGATTTCGTCCCGACTGAGGCCGTTCCGGAGGGCCGCCCGGATGTGCATCGCGAGTTCCTCCCAGTGGCCGTGGGCCACCATGGCGGTGATGGTGACGGCGGAGCGCATCTGCCGGGTCAGGCCGGGGCGCGTCCAGATCCCGCCCCACGCGATGCGGGTGATCATGTCCTGGAAATCGTCGGTGAATTCGTCCTTGTTGGCGTTGGCCCGTTCCACGTGTTCGTCGCTGAGGACTTCGCGCCGGACGGCCATGCCGCCGTCGTAAATGTCCTGGCTGGTGGCGCCGGGCTGGACCACGCCGTTGCGCGCCGGATCAGGGCCGCTCACTTGGCCGCCACCTGTGATTCGGCCCAGCTGATCAGACCGCGCATCAGCTCGGCCACGTGGGCGGGGGCTTCGGCGGGCGCCAGGTGCGCGACGCCTTCGAGGGTGACGGCGGTGGCGGTGCCGCCACCGCCCGTGATTCCCGTGGCGACTTCGTCGGCCATCGCAGGCGTGGCGACGCCGTCAACCGCGCCGGCGATCACCTGCGTTGGGACGCGGATGCTGCCGAGTTCGGCCCGAACGTCGAACGCCGCCAGCGCTTCGCAGCAGAATGCGTAGCTGAAGCGGTCGGCGTCGCGCAGGGCGTGCAGGAGGCGGCTGCTCAGTTCCGGCTGGCTGTCCATGAATCCGGGGGCGAACCAGCGCTCGGCGGAACCCTGGATCATCACCGGGGTGCCCTGGGTCCGGACGGTTTCGGCACGTTCCAGCCAGCCTTCGGGCGTCCCGATCTTGGCACCGCTGTTCTGCACGGACAGGCTTTTCAGCCGTGCACCGTGCTTGATGCCCAGCTGCAGGCCCACCGCCCCGCCCAGGGAGACGCCCGCGTAGTGGAAGTTCTCGCCGGGGGCAATGGAGTCCACCAGGTCCACCACGGCGTCCGCGAGGGCAGCGACGTCGAACGCTTCAGTGGCCGCCGGTGAGACACCGTGGCCGGGCAGGTCCCAGGCCACCACGTCATAGTCACCGCCGAGCAGGGACGCGGCCCTGTTCCACAGGATGGAGGAGGTTCCCAGGGACGGGCCCACCAGCAGGAGGGGTTTTTCGCCCAGGTCTCGTTGGGGGGACAGCAGCGCTGCCTTCAGTGCCGGCTTAGCCACGGGAAGCTCCATTCGCGTCGGTGGGGGTAGCAAATTCTGGAAAAGCCGCCAAGATGCGGCCGGAGATTTCTGCAGCCTGGCCGAGGTAGCCGGCAGGATCCAGGAGTTCCTCGAGGCGTGCATCAGGAACGACGGCGGCCGGGACGGCCTCACGGAACAGCTTGCGGTAGGTGGCTGGCTGCTCGGCCGGCGGCACTTGGAGGGTCCGGTCCACCACGTCCTGCAGCTGCTGCTTACCGTTGCGGCCGTCCTTCTCATCGAGCAGGGGGGCCACCGCGGCGCCCACCCCTTCGGCCAGCAGCAGCGGGCCGGAGAGGTCAAGGTTCCGGCGCATGGCGTCGGGGAATACCCGCAGCCCTTCGGCGAGCTCGCGGAGGTGGCCCGCCGCGCCGAGGGCCAGTGCCAGAAGCTGCCGGAGTGCAGGCCATTCGGTGTGCCAGGCGCCATCGGGCCGCTCGTCATTGAAGTTGGCCGCAGCAAGGTGCAGCTGCGCGGCGAGGCCCGGGGCCTGCAGTGCGGCGCTGCGGACCAGGACGGACAGCACCGGGTTCTGCTTCTGCGGCATCGCCGAGGACACCCCCCGGCCGGCGGCACGCGGCTCGGCGAGCTCGGCCACCTCGGGGCGGCTGAGGAACAGGACGTCGGCGGCCATCTTGCCGGACGCGTCCAGTACGGAAGCCAGCGCGTGGCCCAGGGAGGTGATGGCCAGGCGGTTGGTGTGCCACGGAGCCGCGGCCGGGGCCAGGCCCAGCTGGGCTGCCAGGGCATCGGCGAGGGTGAACGGCGTGGCAGGGGTGCCTTCCGTCAGCGCGGTTCCTGCGGCAAGGGTTCCGGCCGCACCGCCGAACTGAACGGGGAACTCCAGGGCCTCCAGCTGCCGGCCGCCGGCGGCCAGGCCCTGGAACCACTGCGCAGCCCGCAGCCCGAACGTGAAGGGAAGCGAATGCTGCGTCAGGCTCCTGCCCACGCACAGCGTGTCCGCATGTTGTCCGGCAAGGTGCGCGAGCGCCGTCGTGGCGCCTTTCACGTCCGCCAGCACCGCGTGGACCGTGTTCCTGGCCAGCAGCATCAGGGCCGTATCCAGCACGTCCTGGCTGGTCAGCGACGTGTGGATGGCTTTTCCGGCACCGATACCCGCGGTGTCCAGCGCTGCCACGTTTTTCCGGAGGTCGGCCAGCAGCGGGATGACCGGGTTGCCGCCGCCCTGGGCGCGCCGGGCGATGTCCGCCACGTCGTAGCGGCCGGCCTCGGCAGCGGAAGCCACGACGGCGGCGGCCCCGGCAGGTGCCAGGCCCGCGTGTTCCAGCACGGCAGCCCAGCCCGATTCGACGGCGAGGATGGCCGCCAGCACGGCACGGTCCCCCGTCAGCGCTGCCA from Pseudarthrobacter chlorophenolicus A6 encodes:
- a CDS encoding alpha/beta fold hydrolase, whose translation is MAKPALKAALLSPQRDLGEKPLLLVGPSLGTSSILWNRAASLLGGDYDVVAWDLPGHGVSPAATEAFDVAALADAVVDLVDSIAPGENFHYAGVSLGGAVGLQLGIKHGARLKSLSVQNSGAKIGTPEGWLERAETVRTQGTPVMIQGSAERWFAPGFMDSQPELSSRLLHALRDADRFSYAFCCEALAAFDVRAELGSIRVPTQVIAGAVDGVATPAMADEVATGITGGGGTATAVTLEGVAHLAPAEAPAHVAELMRGLISWAESQVAAK
- a CDS encoding thiolase family protein, which produces MNQAFVYDAVRTPFGKFGSGLAAVRPDDLAAHVIKESVKRAPSLDVERIDEVVFGNANGAGEENRNIARMGTLLAGLPVSIPGTTVNRLCGSSLDAAIIASRQINAGDADLMLVGGAESMSRAPWVLPKTEKPYPAGDMTLASTTLGWRLVNKAMPKEWTISLGEATERLREKYGVSREAQDEFAAASHNLSAAAWDEGFYDTLVAPVPGTNLVRDEGIRSGSTAEKLAGLKTVFRAEGSGPEGGTVTAGNASPLSDGASAAWIGSEAAAGLLGLDPLARIAGRGAHGNDPQFFGYAPVEAANKALAKAGIGWDQVGAVELNEAFAAQSLACINAWDIDPSMVNRHGGAIAMGHPLGASGTRILGTLARSLQASGERWGVAAICIGVGQGLAVVLENVTASNGRA
- the pcaC gene encoding 4-carboxymuconolactone decarboxylase, whose protein sequence is MSGPDPARNGVVQPGATSQDIYDGGMAVRREVLSDEHVERANANKDEFTDDFQDMITRIAWGGIWTRPGLTRQMRSAVTITAMVAHGHWEELAMHIRAALRNGLSRDEIKEILLQTAIYCGVPSANTAFKTAQQVFHEMDNAGMDNTARDNAAMDNTHSDD
- a CDS encoding lyase family protein — translated: MTHAAAPGDVRAFAEEADAGLLTPVSASPLVAALTGDRAVLAAILAVESGWAAVLEHAGLAPAGAAAVVASAAEAGRYDVADIARRAQGGGNPVIPLLADLRKNVAALDTAGIGAGKAIHTSLTSQDVLDTALMLLARNTVHAVLADVKGATTALAHLAGQHADTLCVGRSLTQHSLPFTFGLRAAQWFQGLAAGGRQLEALEFPVQFGGAAGTLAAGTALTEGTPATPFTLADALAAQLGLAPAAAPWHTNRLAITSLGHALASVLDASGKMAADVLFLSRPEVAELAEPRAAGRGVSSAMPQKQNPVLSVLVRSAALQAPGLAAQLHLAAANFNDERPDGAWHTEWPALRQLLALALGAAGHLRELAEGLRVFPDAMRRNLDLSGPLLLAEGVGAAVAPLLDEKDGRNGKQQLQDVVDRTLQVPPAEQPATYRKLFREAVPAAVVPDARLEELLDPAGYLGQAAEISGRILAAFPEFATPTDANGASRG
- a CDS encoding 3-oxoacid CoA-transferase subunit A; the encoded protein is MLNFVDSVQEAVAGIKDGSTVMIGGFGNAGQPFELIDALLECGATDLTVVNNNAGQGDQGLALLIKEGRVKKMICSFPRQSDSWHFDAKYKAGQIELELVPQGNLAERIRAAGAGIGGFFTPTGYGTMLAEGKETRIIDGRGQVFETPIHADVALVKALKADGKGNLVYRKTARNFGPIMAAAAKHTIVQVSEIVPTGALDPENIVTPGIYVNSIVKVTGSGAGTSTKEGKAA